TTGGGGGGAATTGTACGAGCGAGTGTGAGGGCCCAATGAAATATCATTGTAGTAGTACTTGACTCATAGTATTGGTACAATTTTtgtaccaatactactactactactataaaatAGTTGTACTTTTGTACTCTTTCTACGACTTGAATCGAATGACCCTATATTGCAATTTTGCAATCTGGTAATGCTATTTTTGGGCCCTAATACACCATTGTACAATTCTATTGCCAATGCAGAATATGTTGAATGGGTgttcttatcattttttttttcccctccgttTCAGACGATAAAGAAGCTTCACCAGTTTACATTTGACCTGTTTTGCCGATCTCAGAATCTTCAAGCCAAGGTGACCTTCCCCGACATGATCGGCGAGATCGTCTCTGTCCACGTACCAAAGCTGCTTTTGGGTTTGGCCAATCCCATCATGTTCCACGAGTAGAACGTGGCAAATAACATCTTTGCTGCCGGcataaactgtaaaaaaaaataataataattgctttTTACTGTTTCCTGACAAGCATGAGCTCATTTTCTCGGATGGTTTTATTTCCTCTTTTGATGCCATATTTgattttgcttttttgttttttttggttgggctGATGGGTGGGGGGAAATGtgctttgtttgtgtgtgtgtttttgtgtgtgtggcttGGAGAGAAAAACTTGGGGGGGTCATATTCACAAGCGCTCCAGCTTCCTTTTGGTTGGTTTTGTCATTGTGAGCTAAGATGGAACAAAGCAAACAAAGCAACATCACACTTGGCCAAACAGGCGAAAAACACATCAGTAGGTACACCTGCAAAGTTTCACACCTGTGAGAtacaaaaagaaatcaaatcagTCATTGGGAAGCttattttgttggttttgggaCGACTAAAACGGCAAACGGGCTACATTATACATTGGATAGACATGGGTTTTGGGGTCTATGAcagtccaaaatagacagtagcctacacatattattcaccaGTATCAACTTAACTGATACTTTTCAACAACGCCACAAAACATTGTTCAATTCATACATTTTAATAGTGTCCTTATgtggatgggtgtgtgtgtatgtttcctTTGAAAGGCAATTTGATTGGCTTTTGCTTTGGGTCCATTTTGGCCAGTCAGCATGTGCCATCTGTTGCGGACTATACTTCAAAAAAGATAACTTGAGACagccaaaaaatgaattagatgtgggttttgtttttcttttcttcattgtTTTAAGCAGGCAATCAAAATGAACATATAAAAAATGTCCGCGTGGACCTTTCCCACTTACTGCTTGCTACACTCGCAACACTTTAACACATTTGGATCATTAAATACAGACAAGATATTATCTCTACTTCTCAACACATTGCTTTTTCTAAGtcacttcatcctcactagggtcccAAAAAGGAAACCCACACTGGCCCGGGGAGACCATACAAAGtccacctggaatcgaaccccgtgccccagagctgcgaggcagACTCGCTAACCACtggctccaccgggccgccccctTATTTCTACTTATTACTAACATTTaccaccgggccgccccctTATTTCTACTTATTACTAACATTTAGTGCACTTAACGCTTCTCGGGTAAATCCAGCCCAGCCGGGCGGGTTCAAACCCGGAATAAATTTCTTAAAAACTTAAATCGGTGCCAAACAAGGTTTTTTGATTTTTAGAAAAGTgccttaagtcttttttttctttaatagtaTACTTATGTTTTTTCcaagtttaacaaaaatgaaatatagagccctttacttggatattaaagcgCATGTAAACGACACACTCGGACTATTTTATCAAAACGCTTTgataacaaactgtttttttttttctaattgcgCTTGCTTTTGAATGGCTTGACGTCGTCGGGTCAGACCAGCATGTTACGTATTATATTACAGTATTGTCGTCGTGGAAACGCGCATAAATGTATCATATTGTTATTCGCAAATATAACCGAAACGTATACTTCAGTAATGTGATTTGACTTTgatgttttttcattgtaatgactaaaaaaaattgcattctgAGATGTTTTATGACCATTGACGGCGATGTCAGATTGGACATAAATCGCCATCAATGAGTCAAAAAAGTGATctacaaaatgtgatttttcaaatgtttcaatGATTCCATTTTCCCTTTAATTGGTGGCTTTTCAAAGTGTGATGatttgtcattaaaataatACTTTCTCAATATGTCAGCCTATAAATGCATGTTGAactttttaaatagaatatctTGGTTTTGTCTCAAATAGTCCCAGACCAAAAAAATCAGGGACCAATCAGCAACAAAAGATCATGTCAACATgggtttttttctaaattcacACTTGGAAAAccacttattaaaaaaataaaacctttcTGTGTTATATCGCTTGACTTACAGTTTACTAATTAATATTCCGCACATTGCAGTGATGTATGTAGTGTTTCACACCACCTACACCCATGAATGTCTTTGTTGGGATTTTTGGGAAAACAATTgttttgtgggaggaaaaaaaaaaatcaaaattttggcaaaaatattaaaagcacGGGctgacaaatacttttttttttaactctttaagTGCAACCGCCAATGATTTGTTTGTATACATGCCAACTCgactacattatttttttggatacTTACTGTATAAAGTGATAAATGTTGGTTCTGTAAAACGtggctttacttttttttgctctctATAACCAATGTtaggtgttttttgtttgttttttttccaaggttgTTCCGGCTGATTGATCTTTTAAAGGCAATTAAAATCATGACAGCGAAATACCAGTTTGATGACTATGAATTCATATGaattgggggggaaaaagaatGTCCAAGAATTTGTGATAAGTCTTCTCTGGCtggttaaaagaataaataaataaaaaaagggccTGGTACTGAAGGTTGGAATGTGGTGGGAAGGGCGCACGGgaataagaaaacaaaacaatggccGATTACAAACAATCTTTTCCAAATCCCTGACCTTTGTTGTGGGCtataatggataaaaaaaatgaaccaaaaagtaTCAAGATATGATAAGCCCTCGCACAAGGAGCAAAATTCcagaaaaactgcaatgttttcTTTATAGGAATTGACAGGAATATCAGACAGGGCTTTCAATGCAGGACACAAACATTAAGAcaaagattttatccaaaatggtGGCCAGTTACGGTCAAAAAGCTGCCGTTTTTTGGTGCTGACGTGCCGACCGTTTGACAGACTAAAGTTTTTActctttacaaaaaataaaaagacaagttTGGCCCTTGTTTGCgtcatttaaaatagaaaaacaaaatataaaacagcAGGGAATTCACaggtttaaaagaaaatgccttttttttcttcttttccaaaCACTAAACAGGTTGTTttttgcatccattttttttttttttttactcgtcAGGTTGCCTCGTTAGCCAGAGTTACTTCATGTATATAAAACTTGTGAACAAATGTGTTAAGAGCCAAGCTGTTTGCTGGCTGTCATCTAACTGTCGGGACTATTTGTTTGCTCAAAACGTGTCCAAAATTTCtggggtaaaataaaaaatcaatcaaaatcatGTGTAACAGTGTAACAGTGTAACACGCACTTTGTTTTGAGCATATTTTGCCATGCAGCGTCTTAAcgctataaaataaaatgtataaaatattccattttaacatcagacaacacaaaaaaaaggaaacacaaaatattattaaaaatggaaaacaaggaGTGAACAGTAACAGgcgattgtttttgtttttttggctaaCTTTTccttttctatacaaaataataataaaaactaactTGGAGTGTTAATCTTACAccctaaaaacataaaagtatatatatttttcttttaaataagcCCGATTTGTATCATTTAGTGGAATTCAGCTGgtaaacaataatacaaattgATTTGACGATTGAATAAATTGTAGAATAAACACATTTCACCTACTTTTTCCAGAAGAATAAgacaaaaaagtgaaataagtCTACAATTATTTTCCAAGGCACCTTGGATAACGTGCAAAAAAACCAGGAGGGACGTCGGCGCAACGTTCAAACTTCAAAACGGTGGCTTAacggacaaaaacaaacagccaCTTCGGACCCTTACCCATCTCCGGGCGACGCGTCGTCGGTGGGCTTCCAAATGTTCGCTTCAGCCGGGACTCTGCAAGAAGAGAACAAAATTAAGTTTGCACAAGAACAAATTGCTCGACTAAAAAAGCTAAGTTGCCATTAAATATATACGAATATAtcaaacggcaggggtatattaaatggcgcacaaacaagaggctcaaaaaagcaaaaatcatttaatatacaagGGGTATAGTAAAtggcaaaatacggtacctcTTTTTTCTCATTGGTTGCTGACTGGGAAGCCGGTACACTGAAATAGAAAGACATTTTTCAGTAAAATTTTGCTTTGGTGGtcccaaaaaaagatgtaaaaatgCGACCAGACCCAAAATGGAGTAGATTTGAAATGAAGGGGTGATACTTTCATCAATTTGAGGGTTTGACTTACCTGCCAACTTGTCTGGAGGCATTCTCGAAAAATTTGGCCTTTGAGGCAACGCTGTGGATAAAAGGAGAAAAGAGCATACGGCCGTATCATTTATTTAGCCTGGACATTTCAACGCTCACGTTTGCGTGCCAGTCATTGCAAATGGCAGCCAATCGATTCAATCCAAATATCTATTCTCTCTATTCTTTTTGGTTCATCTAATTTACGGCACGATGGAGAAacatgacaggaaaaaaaacggatGGACGTCAAAGACACAATCGCTCCATTCTAAACAacaaacaagtgtttttttccccttccaatATATCATTTATCGGCGTATCGTGATACTGTCATCCTAGTTGGCCATTCCCACCCCGGAATTATTGCTATTGGAGCGTTTTGCGCATTGTTTTCCAGTGACTGTGGTGGCTTTCTTTCAACCCAAACGGTCAAAAGCAGATGGTCGCCACACACAAACGAAAAAAGACACAATGTGAGTTGTTGGTTCCGTTTGAAAGGCGGATTCCGGTCGAAAAGgacttttgaaaatgtgttccTTTCGTAAGAGGCTCGGGATGAAATGGCAACGTGGCTGGTGAGCAAAacacatcataaaaaaaaagaatattttgctGGTTAGAGAGGTGAAAATCAATCCGTCCCTTTTGTCACGGGACGTAAACACGATCCGTGATGAATTAGCATCGTAAAGCGGGCCGTCAAAATGTCGCCTTGGTTAAATATTTGTGGCTCGCCGGCACGTCAATTGATTCAATAAGGGACAACGccacattttaatgaacatgtatagaaatatgtaagattggaGCCAAGGGatcatttccatctttagtcctttgtgtaggttgaagatataaaatgttaaaaaaaataccagataGAGACAAACAGCATGTCTTTTAAGTGTCTTACTATGACGCGGCAGATCCTTCCTGGCTGGCGGCGCTTTGGGGCTTGAGAGCCGGCTGCCTGGAGGGCGGTTCGGGGGGTCTCACCGGGGGTCTGCAAATGGGAGCCATCCTGGCACTTCGGAAACTGTCGCCATCacctgcaaaaaacaaaaaaaatgtcaatatctgCTTTGGAAACTCATCTCCATGTGCTTATGTACCTTTGGGGAGAGGTCTCCTGCCCTGGAAAGATAGCGCTCGGCCGATGGCGGGCGCCGACTCCCCGTTGGCCAGCGGGGAAGACTCCGAGGCGTCGGGGACGTCCGCCCTGGCGCCGACCACTCGCTTGCCGGGGGGTTCTCGGGGAAGCGGCGGAGCGCACGTGGAGAATTTGGCCCTCTGTGCGGGGACGGGGTTTGCCGAGAAATCGCCTTCGCCGCTTAAGTCACCTGTCGCCGGGCAGAATATCAGTTTGTGATGGGATTAGACTAGGTGGTGGGCTGGattcaatcatatttttgttcttcgacaaaagaatgaatgcttaaaatgttctttttttcccttgagtGCATAATTTAAGGGCTAAATTGCGTTTTTGAGCTTCTATGAAAGAAAGTGAATTATTCAAAGGTATTATGAAGTACTACAATATTAAAAACCTGATAGGCCTTCCATATAAAACAGCCTTTTAATTGTATAACTTAACATCGATTATAAAATGCTTCTCTTTACGCTTAATCTGACGAATAGCTGTCCAATCCCTTTAAAGGCGGAGGATTGGCAGCGTTTGACGACGATAGACATTCCTCTCAGTTAGAAAGGAACGGACGCCGATGGCTGTCGCTctcatttggcaaaaaaagtccTCAACAAATTCCTGCTatgaaatattgacattttggaGCACAATGATGAAATTCAGCACAATTCACAAAGCCCGCAATTGCAAGGTGCAGGTGCGAGCCACCCGAGCGAAAGAGAGGACTTAACGACGAGTTTAAATGGACGTAAAATGAAGGGCGCCGAAGGAAAACGGCAAACGGAGCCTCGGCGGCGGAAGAGCCGTTTTTGCGCCCGTTTGAGAGTGTGTTCAAATATTATTACGCTGCGCTGAGACGAGATAATGAAGGTGATAATTACTTTCAGACGTCTGAGGGAGGAAGCGCTCGGGACACAGGGGCGGATAAAGACGAGGCGGACGCTTGGAGATGGTGATGGGCTGCCGCTTTCTCGGGGTGACGCGGGGTGGAGGGACGGGTGGGGTGTTGCCCTCCTCTGGCATGTGACTGAAAAtctgccaacaacaacaaaaatatgacaaaagtgAGCAAGTGTTACCTACACTCCACTTTTAGGAAATTTCTTCCACTTTTCCTGAGGCAGAATAAAAAGATTCATTTGGATTGGCGCATTTCTACCCAAAAATATTGactatatctttaaaaaatatggattaTCCAAATCATCAACAGCTATTTTCTGAGTACATAAACTCATAAAAAGGTGAGTCAGTATTTTGGGTGATTTCTAAATAAAAGAAGTattaaaaacactcaaatttggccaaatgatgcaaaaatatCACACAAAATCGACCATCTAATTCAATTCTTTTGGCAACAACCCTTGctttggtaggaaaaaaatacGCACCTTTTTGTGCTCCTCAATGAGAATTTCCACCACAATATTTTGGAATTTGATATCCAACATGGCCGCCACCGTCTCCTCCTTGGCCCTCATCAGCGTAGGTCCGAAAATGACGGCCATGTTGGAAGGGGTCATGAGGTTGTCTCCACTGTGACTGCACACCCTGTCCACAAAAATGACAATCTACAAAACGGCTACAATTTGAAACACTGGCAATACTAACTTACACCACCAGGTGCTTGAGCAACATCTCCAGCATCTCCCGATTCCTCTCCGGCAGTTTGTAGGCCAGCGCGTGAATGGCGCTCAGTCGGGAGTCCAGACTGTCCGATTCTATTGGCCGGATAAAGAAAGAGGTCAGCGTTTTGGCGAGAAAAGCACGTGTAGAAAACATTTGCGAACTCTCAAAAGACGAGTTCTGCAAGTTAGCAAAAGAGCTGCTACTGAAAGGGATTGTGTAAAAACTGCGGGGTGGCTATAAAAGGCAAAAGAAATAACAGTACAAGCAATAAAACAAGCTGGAGTTCATCTGAGGAAGATTCTTTTGAAGGAAATGAAAAGCATCTTTTGTTCAAGCATTTCCCACTGGGACAGTGCttttaaaatgcacttttttacgaTGTTGACTGGCTTGACTCCCATTTCCTTGATGCCTCTAAAGTAATCAGATGTCCCGCAGCTGAAGCGTTAGCCAAGCCAAAGCTCCATTGGGGCATTGGCATTGAGGTCGACttccattttcattcattcactccaTACTTTCTCAAGTTGGATTTCATTCATGAGCTCAAAAAAGTTGAAATTCACAGTAAAGGTGCTTTAACGTCGCCATGCACAAATTGGGAATCCCTCCCTTAATGTTTTTACTACATTCCTATGAGACTTTAGTGTTGCCATGTGTTTTGCAATAGGCGATAAAAGAATGggaaaatcatttcatttaaattggattagcTGGAGGATCCATTttcggaaaaaaatacattgatgtCTATGGTAAGggataaaattatatttaaaaatgggatatttggagtttaaaaaaatgtattttctcccTTGATTGACTAGAAACACATAATAATAACCTTTGAAAATGTGCCAAATTCTCCCCCAAAAATTTTTATCGGTATCCTAGAGACCCCAACACGAAATGTCGCCTTACTTGCAGCTAGCATGAGGTCCTGGTGCAACTTGTAGGTCATCAGCGGTTCATCCAGACTtctgccaacaaaaaaaatgtcagaaaacacTAGCAGagaacaagttaaaaaaaaaaaaatgttttgttaaagCCATTCATCATGTATATACAGACCTTAGATAGAACTTCATGGCACTGGTGATAGTTTTAATGTCCCAGTCCCCAGCGTGGAGGTCCGCATCTCCGGGGTTTGCAGGATCTGCACCCAAAGCGCCAAGTGAGGTGTTACACTAGCTAATGATGTGCCACACGTGTATAACAGGATGGCCGTTTTGTCAAAGTAGCAAGTGTGAAGAACTCTGATTATCACTTGTGAGACTGTTTCTGTTCATTACGGGAACGTATTTCAAATTCCAGGGCGTTTTGTGGGTGGCCATAGATGTCTGAGCCAGATTTTTGTTTCAAAGGCCCACATTATGTTACCCATTGATTGGCAAAATGATTCATAGtgatagatattaaacagtacttggatattaaacagtacttggatattaaacagtacttggatattgaacagtacttggatattaaacagtacttagaaattaaactctctctcatgaatataattttgagagctggttttaactctgtcaccatttgatcggcgaccaaatgggaccaaaagcccggcgaccaaacgtccgagcaccatccATGTTGGCGGCAAACATTTTGGGGGCTATTTGGCAGAtgccaaaacaaaaattaaaataggcTGACGTGAATCCGGACCAAGTATACGTATGGACGCTTTCCttaccaaaaaatgtatttagaagCTTCTGCACTTGGATATTGCTGCCAACGGTTCGGTAAACTCCCTCCTGTTCGACTCCTGCAAAAGATAAGACGGCGAAAAGGAGTCGGTTGGGCGAATGGAAAGTACCAGGCGCTTCTATCGAAAAAGGCTGAGGCAGACGGACAGATGGTCTTCCCCGTTTGGGAATGTGCCGTTTAACCACTTTGTCTggtctccaacaatagaacatACTAAATTCCTATAAAATGATTAATCCCTACACATATGTGACTTGGCCATTTGCCGTCCAGCCCAGATAAAATGAGTTACTTAGGACAATAAAACAAGCGCAGCCGTCGAGCtggtggttagcacatctgctTTGCAGCTCGGAATGGGCTCCGAACGGGCTCTGAACGGGATCCAAATGGCGGCTCGGGCCTTTCTGCGGCCACTTTGCATGTTGGCGCCTGCTGTTAGAGCTTTTCTTGGGGTATTTTGGCTTTGTCCAAATTGACACGCAGTGTAAAAACTACTTTATTAGAAACCTCAATCACAGTAGGCCTGCCATAAGCTATTAGTTGGAGATTTGGGGGCTTATGTCAACTCCTACTATTCACATGATTTGCTATTAGAACTGTGGAGCGACAAGGTGAAAGCTGCTTTttgaggaaaataaatatttgactaAATACCACAATGGATAGACAAAATAACGTAAGACAACTCACCCTTTTCTTCCACATAGTTAATGCACTGTCGGACAAACTTGAAACCGACGCCATTGAGTTCCACTGTTAAAAAGATGGACGGGTTTGTTAATTTGAGGCATTTTCTTCTGAAAATGTCCTCTAAAAAAGTCCACATAGTGTCATAGTTGTTTACTTACTTTCTGCTTGCTTGTGAATGGGCgagtgatagatctgaaatgggaaaaaaacatccattaaaTATAGAACATCAATAACAAGGTCATATATAGAGAGAATGCCATTCATAactagatatatttttaattttacattcattttttgtatatttttatgatttttttgattgaggaaaatgaatgaacaaggtGACAAGAGGCCACTGCAAAGCATGCTGGGCATTCCAGGCTCAATTCCATTTGAGtcaaggcagaaaaaaagtcCACTTGGTGAGTGATGCGTTCAAAATAATTGTATAAAAGATCATTGGATAAAAATGGCAAGCAACCCACACAAAGTCAAGACATATAGTAGTTCTAACAGAGGAAGAATCACATTGATTTTGACAAAACACCAACAAAAGTATCAATTCTAAtcaattcgacttccatggccaTTGCAGTTCATATCCAAAGACTAGAAAATTGACGTCTCACTGACGTGGGGGGGAAGTTACACAAGAAGATGGCATCCAAAACTTCTGTTTTTCACGCCACTGGTGTCCTAATAAGAAACGTTGACTTCTCATTGCGTCCCCTTGACTTCAATTTTCTCACATCAAATGCAGGAACTGGACTTGTTTTCACTTAAACACACTtaagagaaaatgacaaaagaaaaaaaagttcccaTTGTGTTACACGTCCCGCGTTTTAGGatctttttttaagagaaagcAGGTGTCGTCCAGACACACATTTCCAATCCCAtgtgtcacacacacacgcctgtTCCCGTCTTTGCTAGTGTGAATCTTCCCAAATGTTTGCGAGCTGTCAACAAATGCTTGAAAAAGTCACGATTGGCCACAAGCAGAACAATTGCTAAAGCAATTCTTCTTTGCGGCTAATGTCTTCCAGCTCCGATTCCATTCAGATATATTTTGTTACCGACACGTATAATTTGCTGCCATCTCATTAACAAATGCGCGATGACAGCTTCAATAAGCCAGCAGCATTTCCAATAGGATTGTAACTCAATTGACGCTTATTTCATGTCAATCTTACCCAAATTCCATCTATCATATAGTTTGGGGAGAATTCTTTGTATTGCCAAAAGAAAAGATATAAAACTAACAAAAGGGACATTTAAAAGTTGGATAACGCTAAAAGGGAACAACCCTAACAACAAAAGTTGTCAAgacaaaaataagaagaaaGAAATTTCCTCGAAAAGTAGTCGGATCAAGTACCAGCATCTCATCATGTATTACAAAGTATATTTTATAGCATATATGCCATATTTGTTGGTAAAAAAAcggactgaattgagggtacggcttatatgcgcataaattagactggacatgacttcctttttgaatttgtctatgtcAAGGTTTGATTTGTACAatatttcagaaataccacatgcaataattttcaaaattttcccttcaaagtgaatcagggagcggcttatatgagagaaattggcaaaataagccattttaagggt
This portion of the Stigmatopora nigra isolate UIUO_SnigA chromosome 19, RoL_Snig_1.1, whole genome shotgun sequence genome encodes:
- the ophn1 gene encoding oligophrenin-1, which gives rise to MGHPPLEFSDCYSDSPDFRETLKCYELELDRTSKFLKELIKDGNNVINAINGYSVAVQKLSQTLSVFQFDFIGDSLTDDEVNIAQSFQEFAGLLQEAEHDRMMLVQNASDLLIKPLEKFRKEQIGLTKEKRKKFEKEGEKYYSQLDKHLNLSAKKKETQLQEADEVLCKERVNFYESSVEYVYQIHQVQDRKKFDVVEPVLAFLHSVLTLNNLTVEMTQDFMPYKQELQLSLQNTRNHYESTREEMEDLMKRMKDSSQICKRPRWLPMAGYLYCQEKWALGVTWVKYYCKYDVEGRLLLMVPCEQKPTTKQGPTQLTLKSCIRRKTESIDKRFCFDVEVDERNTPVTFQALSEGDRKLWLEAMDGKEPIYHSPIHKQAEMELNGVGFKFVRQCINYVEEKGVEQEGVYRTVGSNIQVQKLLNTFFDPANPGDADLHAGDWDIKTITSAMKFYLRSLDEPLMTYKLHQDLMLAAKSDSLDSRLSAIHALAYKLPERNREMLEMLLKHLVVVCSHSGDNLMTPSNMAVIFGPTLMRAKEETVAAMLDIKFQNIVVEILIEEHKKIFSHMPEEGNTPPVPPPRVTPRKRQPITISKRPPRLYPPLCPERFLPQTSESDLSGEGDFSANPVPAQRAKFSTCAPPLPREPPGKRVVGARADVPDASESSPLANGESAPAIGRALSFQGRRPLPKGDGDSFRSARMAPICRPPVRPPEPPSRQPALKPQSAASQEGSAASYVASKAKFFENASRQVGSVPASQSATNEKKESPG